In Elaeis guineensis isolate ETL-2024a chromosome 1, EG11, whole genome shotgun sequence, a genomic segment contains:
- the LOC105039576 gene encoding RING-H2 finger protein ATL13, which translates to MDLVLHESIKAGDFLSPVALPLPYLPPPPPPSPVAQSNLDNKISPSVLLIIVILAIIFFISGLLHLLVRYLLRPINRDPEDMDNVTALQGQLQQLFHLHDAGVDQSFIDTLPVFLYKAIIGLKDPFDCAVCLCEFEGDDKLRLLPNCSHAFHMECIDTWLLSHSTCPLCRSNLLPDFSPSNSCSPLVLVLESGSESSREIDPDRGEPGSHSHLGFNGEDDFRPSSNDASQKQGAAGAKEEAAVPSLENSEAKVVPVRLGKFRNVDADGGEGEGSSSAGGCSNLDQRRCFSMGSYEYVMDESSALQVAIKPPKKRPAIKKPGHGLAMSECDCHSRREGFRGFEQSRNVESRGNAQGIASLNRRESFSVSKIWLRAKKDSPVTGDNSRRAVSFRLPLRRGATDESKMKSSTSPMTVSEFNVSGWEKSGSELDFDAEVGSCNNSIGSRVDEAPSFARRTLLWIVGRQNKVGNHLSHGSNPGVSLV; encoded by the coding sequence ATGGATTTGGTGTTGCATGAAAGCATCAAAGCAGGGGACTTTCTTTCTCCAGTCGCACTCCCATTGCCATACCTCCCACCACCTCCACCACCTTCTCCTGTTGCACAGAGTAATCTAGATAACAAGATCAGTCCTAGCGTCCTCCTCATAATTGTAATCCTGGCAATTATCTTCTTCATCTCTGGGCTGCTCCACCTCCTTGTTAGATACCTCTTGAGACCCATCAACAGGGACCCGGAGGACATGGATAATGTCACGGCCCTCCAAGGCCAGCTCCAGCAGCTGTTCCACCTCCATGACGCCGGGGTGGACCAGTCCTTCATCGACACCCTCCCTGTTTTCCTCTACAAGGCCATCATAGGCCTCAAGGACCCTTTTGACTGCGCTGTGTGCCTCTGCGAGTTCGAGGGCGACGACAAGCTCAGGCTTCTCCCAAATTGCAGCCATGCCTTCCATATGGAGTGCATCGACACCTGGCTCTTGTCCCACTCCACTTGCCCTCTTTGTCGGAGTAACCTCCTCCCCGACTTCTCCCCCAGCAACAGTTGCAGTCCTTTGGTCCTCGTTCTTGAGTCCGGGAGTGAGAGCTCCAGGGAGATCGATCCTGATAGAGGGGAGCCTGGGAGTCATTCCCACCTTGGTTTCAACGGAGAAGATGACTTCCGGCCTTCATCGAATGATGCGTCGCAGAAACAGGGGGCTGCTGGGGCCAAGGAAGAGGCGGCCGTGCCTTCTTTGGAGAATTCAGAGGCGAAGGTGGTTCCGGTGAGGCTCGGAAAGTTTCGGAATGTGGATGCTGATGGTGGCGAGGGTGAAGGTAGCAGCAGTGCTGGTGGCTGTAGTAATTTGGATCAAAGGAGGTGTTTTTCCATGGGGTCCTACGAGTATGTGATGGATGAGAGCTCTGCACTTCAAGTGGCCATCAAGCCACCCAAGAAGAGGCCGGCGATCAAGAAGCCCGGGCATGGGCTGGCGATGTCCGAATGTGATTGCCATTCAAGGAGAGAGGGGTTTAGAGGATTCGAACAGTCTCGAAATGTTGAATCTAGAGGCAATGCTCAGGGAATTGCCAGTCTGAACAGGAGAGAGAGCTTCTCTGTTTCGAAGATATGGTTGCGTGCGAAGAAAGATAGTCCGGTCACCGGAGATAATTCACGGCGGGCTGTTTCATTCCGATTGCCATTGCGTCGAGGCGCAACTGATGAATCAAAGATGAAGAGCAGCACCAGCCCAATGACAGTATCGGAATTCAATGTTTCTGGGTGGGAGAAGAGTGGGAGTGAATTGGATTTCGATGCAGAGGTGGGAAGCTGCAACAATAGTATAGGGTCTCGCGTGGATGAAGCACCTTCATTTGCGAGGAGGACACTGCTTTGGATAGTGGGGAGACAGAACAAGGTGGGAAACCATCTCTCACATGGATCAAATCCAGGTGTTTCTCTTGTCTAG